The Candidatus Dependentiae bacterium genome segment ACATCTGCACTTCCACAGCCCGATATAATGGGAGCTATGCCGGCCGAAACTACACCACCTGCACTCGACACATCGCAGCCGGCGCTTCCAGGTATCACACCTTCTTTGCCCGATCCTTCGATAGGCGGCGTGCCTTTTCCATTACCCGATCAAACAACCTCGGCACTGCCTAACGCACAACAAATGTCCTCTCCTGAATTAGCACAACAACCATTACAAGCAGATGCATCGGGCATAACGCAACCACAAATAATAGCCCCTGATACCGTAGAGTTACCAGACAAAGAAATCGGTATTCAGGGAAACTGGATGAAGAAAAAAGAATGGCTCAAGCGAGCATACGAAACTCATGACCAAATGCAACGGCTTGCGGTCGATATACAAAATAGTCGCAATGCGTTTAATCAAAAGTTCAATAGCATTGATGAAGAGCTTGATCAATTTTATAAAAATTATGGCGTGCAACAAGGAAAGCTCGATGAGCTTTTTTCAAATATTTCAGGATTCCTTGAAAAGAAAAAGCAGCGCACGCTTGCAGCACTTGCAGCTGAAAAGCAACAAGATAAAATTCTTGAACGCGATTATCAAATAAAAGTTGAAGCTATCGAAACAGAAGTCAAAGGAAACAAGACAAGCCTTGAACAGCTTAAGCTCAATATGCAGTCTATCGAAGAACTCGATCGCTCTCTTGCTGAACGCTTAACACAGCTCGACCAACAAATTAATCAGGGAATGACGCTGGTTAATCAAGGCAATGACACCATCAATGCACTCTGGCAAATTATTGATGACAGCATTGCCCGCACTCGTTATTACGAGTTAGTTAATAATGTCTTTGCACCGCTGCAAGCAATTCATACTTATCTCACCTCCACACTCCAACAAGATTTTGATCAAGTCGCCGGAACAATCAGACAGCAGATCGCCAAGGTTCTGGATGACACCAGACAGTTAGAGTCTATTGGACTAGTGCTTAAAAACCGAGCACCTCGGCTTGATGATATTCGCCTCCAGGTTAAGCTTGAGCGCGAAAAGGCATTGCAGGCTGAGCGCGAAGCCGAAGCCAAACGCAAAGAGCTTGCTCAAAAAAAGACGGTTAAAAAGGTTGTTCCTCAACCGTGGTGGAAGAAGATTATACTTTTCTTTGTCTCATTTTTTTCAAACCTGTATTCAGTTATCACAGGCTCTGAGACACCGGCTCCACAGGTTCGAAAAACAACTCCTACTGCTGGCCTTGCAGGTCCTTTGGTAGCTCAATAATATACCTACGTTTCAAGTACTCCCTTTGAACTTTTCCACAGAAAACTCATAAAAAAGTTTCAAATCGTCCATTATAGCTTCAATTTTTACCAATATCCGAGTTTTTTAACGCCCCCTTATGGCCTTTGCGGCCACCTTATTTAGTTGATATAATTAAATCTATATTAGAATATTTAAAAATTGAATAGGTTTTATTATGATCAAATATACTATCTTAGCTTTATTGTTATTTGCACACTCATTACCACTCAATGGAATGAAGCGCAAGCGAGACAATATTGATAAAGAATCAGAGCTTCTTCCTGCTCAAAAACAGGTAAAAGAAGATGTGCACGATGAGAGACCTGAAAATAATAATAATCAGCTGACTCTCCTAGAACAGCCTATTCATAAAAATCAGAATTCTATCGAGTTACAACTTGAAGAGGCTCGTCATCTTATCAACTTAACAGATGCTAAGTCTCTTGATGATCTTAATGCTATTGCTCAGATAGCAATCGATACTATTCAACGCTCTGCTGAACTCAATCAAAATATCGAAATACAAACAATTTTAGAAAAATTACAGAAAGCGATTAAGGTCGAAAGCAATTTAAGTACCTTGAAAAGCTACCTGATGGAGCTATCAGATATTGCCAATATTAACCAATATTTAACACACTCAGAAATTGCAAAAATCATGATTATGAATCTTGATTACGGTAGAAATCTAAGTTTCATATCAAAGCTTAGCCTCGCTCTAGGAACTCCAGAAAGAGAAACCCTTGCCCGTTATGTACAAGCAACCAAAAATATTGTATCACCCTTGCAATACATATTGGTTAATATTCCATCAACTGCTGTTCAAAATGCATTTAAGACAACAAAAGCATTACTATTTCTTGCAAGTACCTCAAAAGTGTCCGCACCTCTTGTAAAATGGACAGGTAAATTTTTAGGAAAAAAAGTTTTAAAATATGTGTCCGAAAATAAAATTGAGACTGGAGTTAGCCTTGCAAGTACAGCCGCTTATGCCTATTTTGGTTTACCAGCCTTACTCATTCCATTTACCTTTAACATTATATGGTCCTCACTCGGGTTCCGATCGCTAACAGCTTATGGTGCATTTGAACGTGACGCCATAGCTATTAACAACAAGCATCAAGAAAAACTCCAAAGAAATACGCCTCACAGCTTTTCAACACTTGATTTACATGAACGGAACCTTACTGAATTTACGGTTGATAGTGTTGGCAAACAATGCTTTGCGACAGACCCAATGCCACTCACTCCAGAGACTCAGCTTGTGCTTGCCCAAGAACTTTTAAAGAATATCAATGTTATCAATCTGTCCGGGAATCATTTAACAAACAACACAAATTCTTTAGATGGCTTTTCGATATGTACAAGCCTCATCTTTTTATGCCTAGCCGATAATAATCTTAGATCACTCGAATTTATTGGGTCGATCATGCAGCTAAAAATACTGGATATTTCGAATAATGCGATTGATTTTGGTGATGCAAGCAATCTTGAAGCTTTAACGACACAAAAAGAGCTCATCAAGCTTATTATTTTTAATACCCAGCATCCTGAATTTACCTTATCAGACGATGCTATACAATGCCTTACTCAAGAATGCCCTTTATTAATCGATACAAATATTTATGCTTACAAAATAGAATATACGGATACCTGGAGGGGAACTCGACAAGAAATTGATAATCTTGAAGCCACCAAGCAAGCCGCATTACAAGAAAAACAAAAAAAATTAGCCAATAATGAATCTGAAAATGAGCAGAAAGAAATTAGTGCAATCATTGAAGAAGTCAGAATTTATTTAAACAATGATCAAGCAACGCTCTATGACTATATCAACACATTATCTCTTACGAAAATTTCTCAAAACAGTGATCCTTCAGAAATCAAATCGGTTTGTAAAAAATTATTGCTTAAGTATCACCCAGATAAACTTCACGCAGTTGAGGAACAAAAACGTCAAAATAGCGAAAATGTCTTCAAGTTACTCAACAAAGTTACCGCAATCATTCAGGACAAGGAAAAACATGCCCTGTATAGCAAGATGCTCAACAGCCAAGATAATATCATCGACTAGTTGATAAGCAACGCGCTTGAGATTTTAACCTATCCGTGCATTTCGACCATGCATGGCTAAAATTACAATGTATTTTCGACCATTGATGGCTAAAATGCACGGTTACTCGTAAGAAAAAATCTACGAAGTCTTCAGTTTTTCTTAGAAAATCATCAGCAGAGTCCCCACGGCATACGATTTTCAACCAACAATTATTCAGTCCATGAAAAAATTCATTCTTATCCGTTATACGCGATAGCAAAGGTCATTGCTGATGCTGACCCAGAAGTCAAAGATTCAATACATTCGTTGATCAAATAAGAAATTTAAACGGAGCTTGAGTTCATCAAGCCCTCGTAGGTTTCTAAAGTCCCCTATCTAAATGCTTATCAGAAGAAATAGCAGACTTAGGCTGAACAAGGCTGTCTACACAAAGAGATTGATTTCCTTTTTATTACCTTGGTAGTATCAATCAAAACTTACTAATGCAGATGCTTTTAACAGCATCCTCAATACAGAGGTATATTTATGGTTGCAGCAAATCGAGAAATACTTTTTACGCTTGCTTTTATGACATTAATTATTAGAGCACTAGCCATGGATACTCCAGCCACTCCGCCTACTGATCTATCAAGCTTAACGGCAACCCCAGACGCATCTGGTATGGCATCAACTCCAGCTCCAGATCTCTCAGGAATGGCTCCAACCTCAACGCCCGGTGCAACGCCGGCACCTGATGCATCAGGTGCCACAACACCCACAACTTCTGAAATTCAACCCGAACAGATGAAGGGAGATGGCATTCTTGAACTTTCAGAAGAAAAACCAGCAGAACTTTTACCGAGTGGTAACGCTCAAATTGGATCACTTGCCAATCAAGCAAAAAGTGTCGCCGATGATTTAAGTAAAACTATCGACCAAATAAAACAACAACATGCTCAACTTCAAGGACAGCTTGGACAAATTCAAAGCGAGCTTGATGCTTTTTATCAAACCTCAGGAGCTCAACGAGGAAAGATTGGTGAAATATTAGACGAAGTAGTCCAGCCATTAATCATGCAGCCAGCACCACCAACAATCGCCACACCGAACACAGGAATTCCCCTTGCTCCCGTTGCACCAACAGCCATGCCAGGAATGATAATTCCTCCAATGTAATTTTTATGAATCTTAGAATTGTAGGAGAATATATGAATAAGCGTAGTCCCGTTCTTTTTGTTTTTTTCATCGTAATTCTTGCTGGACAAACTATTATTAAGTCGATGCCCATACCTGTTGCAACACAGGCACCCGCAGCACTACCAGGAACGATACCAGCTCCCGTTGTAGCCCCAGTACCGGAAGTTCTCCCTACGCTTGAAATGACACCAATGCCTGAGCAAATAGCACCTATCGGCACCGATCCAATGATGATGATTCCTGCAGCGCCTGTACCTGGATTACCCCAACAAGCAACTCCTATTACTCCTGCGCCCATGGTTGCGCAGCAACCACAACCAATCGCTGCAGCACCGGCACCGATGTTCCCCACACCAGCAACACCCGCTCCATACCCTGCAACAAATCCATTTCCAACTCCAGCAGCACCTCAATTTTCAAGCGTTCCATCAACCGTAACTGCTCAGACCTACAAGCAAGAGCTTGATAAAGTTACTGCCGATATCGATTCGATTAACGCACTGAAGAGCACACTCAAATCTCAACTTGCCGATCTTGATACCAAGCTTGGTCAAGCACAAGAGCAACTCGCAACAACAAAAAAATTAAGTTTTGAACTTTTAAGTAAAGAGGATGAAACTGAGGCTGGCAAAGTTCTTGAGTCGATGAAACAGAATTTGGCGACCATGCAACAAACTCAAAAAACTATTGATACAACCACCGTGCAAGAGTTCAATAATACCGTTACATCGATACGAAATTTAATGGCATCGGTGCAAACACAACTTCAATCCCTGGAAAGCAAAAGCACGGCGCTTAAAGCCGCCGGAACCGCGAGTATTACCCCTGCTGCAATACCAACAGCTCCTGCACGCTCCTTTGCCGGAATGACGAGCATGCCCCCTGGATCTTCCACAACACCTGCAGCATCAGCTCCTGCTGCTTCAACAACTAAAATTGTAGAACAAGCACCAGTTCAAAAAACACTCATTCATAAATTTTTCAATACCGTTGCCGACATTGTAACCGGCTCGATTACAATGTCGGCATCATTTCTTTCTTCAATTAAAGAGATGATTATACCAACACAGCCAACCGTTGATGAACTTGAAAAAATGCGCATCTTGGAAGAAGCAAAAAAAAAAATAGTTCCTCCACCATCAGCAGTGCCTAAAACCCCAATAACTCAGTCAATTACAGCGCCCGCCTTCACTCAGGCTATAGTGGGCAAACAAACATTCCCAACACCTCAAGCTCCAATCGGTAGCCCAGCATTTGTCGATCAGGTTAAAGCAAACATTGCAGCAATTGACCAAGTCACTAAAAAGCTTGATGACCAAAGAGTTTCGGTTAAGCAAATGGTGAAAGATATCAAAAAACAAGCAAAGAGCTTAACGCAACGTATTGATCAAAATCCTGAACTCAAACAAAGAACTTCAGGTAAGCTTACGTTTAATGGAGCTCGCAAAGGTGAATGGAAAAAAACAGCTGGAACTTGGTTTGAAAAAATTTTGAATATTCTTGATCAGGGAATAGAGTTTGTAGGAAGTGCGTATAATAAGATTGTTCAGGCTGGAAAAAAAGCATGGCAATCGACTCGTGACACTGAAAAAAAAGAGACTCCAAAAACTCCAGCATCAGTAACACCGTCCAGTAAGTAGGGACAAAGTAAATTATTTGAATTACACTTACTGAGAATATGGTTCAAGACCCACTGGTCCTAAGCCCTGAGCGTCAAAGGGACCACGAACGGGATACACAAACCCCCCGCTCATCCTGAGTAATCACGTCGAAGCTTGAGCGAAGACGGATATATCGAAGGAGAGAAAGGATTACCATGAATGACATTATCTTTCGAGAATACGACATTAGAGGCGTTGTCGGAAAAGATCTTATGCTTGATCAAGCATATGATTTAGGCAAAGCAATTGTCACCTATCTTGCTGAGCAAAACCCACAGGAAAAGACCTTTGTTATTGGCCGTGATGGTCGAACACATTCCCTCGAGCTTACCGAGTGCATACAAAATGCGGCACTTGATCTTGGGTTTGATGTTATTGACGTTGGGCTTGTTCCAACTCCAGCACTCTACTTTGCTGTACATCATCTCAAACTCCCCTGCGCGCTTGAAGTGACGGCATCACACAACCCCAAAGAATATAATGGCATCAAGATGTGGTATGTTTGGGGTGAGAAAATTCAAGCGATTAAAAATATTCTCCGAACAAAAAACTTTTTACCTCTTGCTCAACAACGAGGCTCAATAAAAAAATATGATATTTTGTCAGACTATCTGGCATATCTGAAAAATCAATTTGCTCACCTGCAAGGACTTTCGCTCAATGTTGTTATCGACTGTGGCAACGGTCCGGCTGGACTCATCTATCCTCGCTTAGTTGAAATGATGAACTGGAAAGATGTAACCATTCTTTTTCCTGAAGTTGATGGCAATTTTCCAAATCATGAAGCCGATCCAACAGTTCCTGAGAATATGCAAGATGTTGCACGCGAACTAGCAACTCATGACGACCGAGTTTTTGGAATAGGACTTGATGGCGATTGCGACCGCATGAGCCCTATGACGAAAAAAGGTTTTCTGGTACCTGGAGATAAGCTGCTTGCACTCTTTGCACAAACAATGCTCCTTAAGAATCCTGGTGCAACGGTCATTTGCGACATTAAAAGTTCTTCAAGCTTGATGGAACTTTTAAATAAATGGCATGCTCGCCCAGTTTTATGTCCATCAGGTCATTCTTTAATCAAAGTAGCTATGGAGGCAGAGCAAGCATTGCTTGCCGGCGAACTGAGCTGCCACTTCTTTTTTAAAGACCGCTATTTCGGTTTTGATGATGGCATTTACGCAAGTTTGCGGCTCTTTGAACTTTTGGTACAGCAAGATCGCTCGCTTGAAGAGCTTTTGGCTGTTTTTCCACATCGGGAAAGCTCTCCTGAAATTCGCCTCATCTGTAAAACAGAAGAAGAAAAGCGTGAAATTGTTGCCAGTGTTAAAGAAACTTTTTCAAGTCGAACAGATATGGAGACAATTACTATTGATGGCATTCGAGCTCAAGCTGCCTATGGCTGGGGACTCATTCGGTCCTCAAATACACAGCCAGCTATCTCTATGCGCTTTGAATCTTCAACCCCTGAGGGGCTTGCACGCGTGAAGTACGATTTTTACCAAGCATTACAACCATACTTTGATGAACAAACACTCAAAGAAAAAATTGAATTACCTTAATAGAATAGGCGCTCACTTACGCCTTGATGAGCAGGGAATTGTGCATGGAGCCCAAAAAGCTATCCAGCTCAATCTCCCATGCTTTCAAATGTTTATTACTGCCCCGCCAGCACATGATAAATACCTCAAGGTCAATCTTAAAGATCGAACGCTCTTTAAAGAACTGCGTAAGCAATTCGATAATATCTATATCCACAGCTCGTACTGGATTAATGCTTCAACAGGCAAAAAAGAGAGCTACTCAATTTCACGGTCATTATTACGTAAAGAAATTCGCATTGCAGGGCAACTGGATATCTCTTATATCGTTCTTCACTGCGGTTCTGCAAAGGGATATCCTGCAAGCCCACATGATCCTTTCAATAAAAAACGTGGGATTCTTGCGCTTGCAAAAATGCTCAATGCAGTACTTAAAAATGAACTCAACGTAAAAATCTTGCTTGAAAATACTGCGCATGGAAACCAGGTTATTGGCAGTGATTTTTACGATTTTGTACTCCTCAAAGAACATCTTACTTTTCCTGAACGAATTGGCTTTTGTATCGACTTTGCACATGCACATGCCTTTGGCTACGATGTAGGAAATGTTGATAAATTTGTCAGGATACTTGATGAAACGATTGGCTTGGCAAATATTTTTTTACTCCATGTGAATGATACCGAAGAAATTCTTGGCAGTAAAAAAGACAGACATGCAATTCCCGGTACTGGAAAAATAGGTAAAGAGATTTTAGCTCAACTCCTCAATCATTCCGCATTCATCAACGTTCCCAAGATTATCGAACCACCACTCATCGACAACGAACAGATGAAAGATCTGCTCAGCGATATCAATACATGGATTATTGACAAATAGACACCGCGAGGGGCGTTTGTCAAAGAATTCAGAATCCTTTAGGCTGAGTACATATCAAATTTTTCGGGGTGGGATCTTAATTCAGATCAATTCTGTTTGGAACAGAATATTTATAACTAAATCATGATTGACTGTGGAGGTTATCATGGTCGTAGGAGTTTATCATATGAATTACAATGTATTACGCAAACTTACATTAACGTTAAGTCTTGCAGGAACAGTATTCAGCATCGTCAACGCACGCCAGCAAGAAGTATCTTTTCAAGCAACACTGGAAAACATCAATACGCTTGTTAAACAGATTAAGAATGAAAATCCTATTAACCAAGTAGCACTTGATAACGTTAAAGGTGAAGTAATCAAGGTTGCAAAAGAAGCTGGGTTCTCTATTACCGATTATATTATCTTGAGCTCATTTGCCGATCGATGCAAAACAATTGCAGGAAGATCTCCTGTCATCATGAATGCTTTAGTTAAGAAATTTGTTGAAAATATCTTGCCTAAGCATGAGCAAACCATTATTGAAGTAATGCAAGATCCTGCACTCACACCAGTACGATCTCTTCTTGATGAGCAACTGGAGTCGATTGATCTTTGCAATACGTCAGCTATAAAACAAATCTCAAAATCAACTCCTGATATTGAGCAAAAAAAGCAAAAAATTAATAATTTCATCAATGACTACCAAGGACAATTTCATAAGATATTGAGTGTTGTTCTGACGGTTGGAGCTTATGCTGAAGCACTTTCCAAGCAAGCTGCTTCTCGTTCATATCAAGAACTCTTCCAAGATATTAAAAATGCAGCGCTTGAAGTTGCGGCTGAACACCTTGAAAATGCCGAAATTGATCATGTAATCCGCTTTGCAAAAAGTGGTGCTTACCAAAAGTTAGCTACTCATTATGACCAATTGGCGCAGGTACTCATTAAAGTCCTTAAGCCAAAATACCAAGAAGTAGCTTCAAGCTTTTGGAACCAAACTAAGTCTTATGTCAGCACACTTGTAGCTGCTACAGCATAAATACACACACACTGCACACGCCGGGGGCCCTGCTAGGGCCCCGTTTTTTATGGTAGATTGGGAAAGTTTTTGATTCTTGCTGTGTTTTTGCTGGACATAAAACGCAGTTTTGGTAAAATGAAACCTATCATTTATGTAATTTACGTATGTAAAAACATGTAGAAATCGTTAAAAAAGTCCCTGACTCGTTTTATAACCTCTGACTTTGTGGATCTGAAAGGCCGAATAATTATGGAGCGTACATCAAAAGTCGTTTTTGAGAAATATGCGATTATTCAAACTGGTGGTAAGCAGTACCAAGCTATCCCAGGCAAAACTATTGCAATTGAAAAATTAGCTGGCGAGGCAGGAGACGCTGTCACCTTTTCTCAAGTACTTTTCACAAAGACCGGTGAAGGCGCCTATACTTTCGGCAAACCTTTCATCGAAGGTGGAAAAGTTACCGCGAATATCGTGAAGCAAATGCGCGGACCAAAAATTATCGTTTTCAAATTTAAGCGTCGTAAAAAATACCGCTTGAAAAAAGGACACCGTCAAGCAATTACGGTTGTTCGTATTGAGAACATCTAAAAGCATCTGCTTTTAAAAAGTTTAAAAAGCCTCTCAAAAAAGAGAGGCTTTTTTCATGTCTATGGATTGACAAGCTTATGCTCTGAAGCAAGAATGAAAGAGTAAAAAATTCTGCTTAACATCAAATTGACTTGCAAAGAGGAGCTTGGTATGGATACAGGTATCATGAAATTTTTATTCTTAGGCATTATCTGTTTGGGCATAATTGCTACTGGATTTTTCTTCTTTCAAAGCCCTTCACCAAAAAAAGCCCCTCTCCCAAAAACGCTTGAATGGCTCACCCAAGAAAAAGAGTGGTTCAACGTATCTCGCCCACTTCATCCAACCGATCTACACAATCGCATTCTTGTAGTCGACTTCTGGACCGCAGGCTGCATTAATTGCATGCATGTCATGCCTGAACTTGCAGCGCTTGAAGATCAATTTAAAGAAAAAATAACGGTTATTGGTGTTCATTCAGGTAAATTTTTAAGCGAACATGTTGAGCAAACCATTAGAGATGCAATCAAAAAACATACTATTACTCACCCTGTAGTAAATGATAAAAATTTTGTTATCTGGAAAGCCTTTGGTGTTCACTCATGGCCAACGCTGTTGGTCATTGATCCAAACGGACGTATTTATAGGGAGTATCAGGGCGAAAAACACCAAGACGAGATTGCTCGCGATATTCAAGAGCTCCTCAAACAATTCCCTGACCCCACAACAACTCCACTCTCCATTAAACGTGAATTGGAAAGCGAAGAAAAAAGCGTACTCTTATTTCCCGGGAAACTCTGTTACGCCCCAAATTTTCAAGGCAAACCAGCACTTTTTATCGCTGATAGTGGCCATCACAACATTGTAATCACACGCCTGGATGGGCAGATTATTCAAACTATTGGCTCCGGAAAACCAGGATTTGCTGACGGCGATTTTCAAAATGCTGAATTTAACGCACCCCAAGGCCTTTTATGGCACGAAGAACACAACGCTCTGTACGTTGCCGATACCAAAAATCATATGCTCAGAAAAATCGATTTTGATTTGAAAACCGTTACGCGTCTTGCAGGAACTGGTGGACGTGGCAGCCACCATGTCACCACCAAAGATGTCCCGCGCGATACAGCACTTGCATCTCCTTGGGACTTGGCGTTCTTTCCCGCGGCACCAGTCATCGCAATTTCGCAAGCAGGAACCCATCAAATATGGCTCTACGAACTGAGTAAAAATAGATTGCGTATTCTAACCGGCAATGGGCGAGAAGGTATTAAAGATGGCCAACATCCGTATGCAACG includes the following:
- the rplU gene encoding 50S ribosomal protein L21 — encoded protein: MERTSKVVFEKYAIIQTGGKQYQAIPGKTIAIEKLAGEAGDAVTFSQVLFTKTGEGAYTFGKPFIEGGKVTANIVKQMRGPKIIVFKFKRRKKYRLKKGHRQAITVVRIENI
- a CDS encoding deoxyribonuclease IV; its protein translation is MNYLNRIGAHLRLDEQGIVHGAQKAIQLNLPCFQMFITAPPAHDKYLKVNLKDRTLFKELRKQFDNIYIHSSYWINASTGKKESYSISRSLLRKEIRIAGQLDISYIVLHCGSAKGYPASPHDPFNKKRGILALAKMLNAVLKNELNVKILLENTAHGNQVIGSDFYDFVLLKEHLTFPERIGFCIDFAHAHAFGYDVGNVDKFVRILDETIGLANIFLLHVNDTEEILGSKKDRHAIPGTGKIGKEILAQLLNHSAFINVPKIIEPPLIDNEQMKDLLSDINTWIIDK
- a CDS encoding redoxin domain-containing protein, with translation MDTGIMKFLFLGIICLGIIATGFFFFQSPSPKKAPLPKTLEWLTQEKEWFNVSRPLHPTDLHNRILVVDFWTAGCINCMHVMPELAALEDQFKEKITVIGVHSGKFLSEHVEQTIRDAIKKHTITHPVVNDKNFVIWKAFGVHSWPTLLVIDPNGRIYREYQGEKHQDEIARDIQELLKQFPDPTTTPLSIKRELESEEKSVLLFPGKLCYAPNFQGKPALFIADSGHHNIVITRLDGQIIQTIGSGKPGFADGDFQNAEFNAPQGLLWHEEHNALYVADTKNHMLRKIDFDLKTVTRLAGTGGRGSHHVTTKDVPRDTALASPWDLAFFPAAPVIAISQAGTHQIWLYELSKNRLRILTGNGREGIKDGQHPYATLAQPSGLAAVGDTLYFVDAESSALRIFKGHDVKTLIGKGLFNFGFTSGKANDAQLQHPQGIVADKNGVYIADTYNHAIRFYNQETHELSTLIGNGIAGDALGSLEQTQLNEPNGIAQVDNTLYIADTNNHRIVIAYLAHQKCSVLNIK
- a CDS encoding DnaJ domain-containing protein — protein: MIKYTILALLLFAHSLPLNGMKRKRDNIDKESELLPAQKQVKEDVHDERPENNNNQLTLLEQPIHKNQNSIELQLEEARHLINLTDAKSLDDLNAIAQIAIDTIQRSAELNQNIEIQTILEKLQKAIKVESNLSTLKSYLMELSDIANINQYLTHSEIAKIMIMNLDYGRNLSFISKLSLALGTPERETLARYVQATKNIVSPLQYILVNIPSTAVQNAFKTTKALLFLASTSKVSAPLVKWTGKFLGKKVLKYVSENKIETGVSLASTAAYAYFGLPALLIPFTFNIIWSSLGFRSLTAYGAFERDAIAINNKHQEKLQRNTPHSFSTLDLHERNLTEFTVDSVGKQCFATDPMPLTPETQLVLAQELLKNINVINLSGNHLTNNTNSLDGFSICTSLIFLCLADNNLRSLEFIGSIMQLKILDISNNAIDFGDASNLEALTTQKELIKLIIFNTQHPEFTLSDDAIQCLTQECPLLIDTNIYAYKIEYTDTWRGTRQEIDNLEATKQAALQEKQKKLANNESENEQKEISAIIEEVRIYLNNDQATLYDYINTLSLTKISQNSDPSEIKSVCKKLLLKYHPDKLHAVEEQKRQNSENVFKLLNKVTAIIQDKEKHALYSKMLNSQDNIID
- a CDS encoding phosphomannomutase/phosphoglucomutase — its product is MNDIIFREYDIRGVVGKDLMLDQAYDLGKAIVTYLAEQNPQEKTFVIGRDGRTHSLELTECIQNAALDLGFDVIDVGLVPTPALYFAVHHLKLPCALEVTASHNPKEYNGIKMWYVWGEKIQAIKNILRTKNFLPLAQQRGSIKKYDILSDYLAYLKNQFAHLQGLSLNVVIDCGNGPAGLIYPRLVEMMNWKDVTILFPEVDGNFPNHEADPTVPENMQDVARELATHDDRVFGIGLDGDCDRMSPMTKKGFLVPGDKLLALFAQTMLLKNPGATVICDIKSSSSLMELLNKWHARPVLCPSGHSLIKVAMEAEQALLAGELSCHFFFKDRYFGFDDGIYASLRLFELLVQQDRSLEELLAVFPHRESSPEIRLICKTEEEKREIVASVKETFSSRTDMETITIDGIRAQAAYGWGLIRSSNTQPAISMRFESSTPEGLARVKYDFYQALQPYFDEQTLKEKIELP